A genomic stretch from Lactuca sativa cultivar Salinas unplaced genomic scaffold, Lsat_Salinas_v11 Lsat_1_v11_unplaced_84, whole genome shotgun sequence includes:
- the LOC128129571 gene encoding basic peroxidase-like — protein sequence MEYDKSIVTILIPILSLLVSLNYIPCKAQLSSTFYDDTCPNALSTIRTSIGAAVTSDRRMAASLIRLHFHDCFVQGCDASILLEVAPSEKDAFRNGGVRGYEVIDDAKAAVESVCPGIVSCADVLAVAARDASVEVGGPSWSVRLGRRDSLTTNPDEANNILPLGSMGLDVLIPIFAQKSLSVRDMVALSGAHTIGQARCVTFRARIYANDSNIDPEFASNLRTNCPQTGGDGNLERLDLVTPNTFDVNYFRNLLERRGLLTSDQALFNGDSTDSIVQEYVDNPALFESDFAAAMVRMGDLDPLTGANGEIRTLCTALN from the exons atggagTATGATAAGTCTATTGTAACTATCTTGATTCCCATACTCAGTTTACTTGTCTCATTGAATTACATACCATGCAAAGCTCAGCTTTCTTCCACCTTTTacgatgacacatgccctaatgCACTCAGCACTATTAGAACTTCTATTGGTGCTGCGGTGACAAGTGACCGTCGCATGGCAGCCTCTCTCATTCGCCTTCACTTTCACGATTGTTTCGTTCAG GGTTGTGATGCATCAATATTACTAGAAGTTGCCCCAAGTGAAAAGGATGCATTTAGGAACGGAGGTGTGAGGGGCTATGAAGTTATAGATGATGCAAAAGCTGCTGTCGAGAGCGTATGTCCTGGCATTGTTTCTTGTGCAGATGTACTTGCTGTCGCTGCTCGTGATGCTTCTGTAGAG GTGGGTGGTCCTTCATGGTCAGTAAGGCTTGGAAGAAGAGATTCTCTAACAACAAACCCAGATGAAGCTAACAATATTCTTCCATTAGGTAGTATGGGTTTAGATGTACTCATTCCAATCTTTGCTCAAAAGTCACTCAGCGTAAGAGACATGGTTGCTCTTTCAG GGGCTCATACAATAGGGCAAGCAAGATGCGTTACGTTTAGGGCGAGGATATACGCCAACGACTCAAACATAGATCCTGAATTTGCTAGTAACCTTAGGACCAACTGTCCGCAGACTGGAGGCGACGGGAACTTGGAGCGACTTGATTTGGTGACACCAAATACATTTGACGTCAACTACTTCAGGAATCTTTTGGAAAGAAGGGGTCTTCTAACATCAGACCAGGCACTGTTTAATGGAGATTCAACTGATAGCATCGTACAAGAGTACGTCGACAACCCTGCTTTATTTGAATCTGATTTTGCTGCTGCGATGGTTAGGATGGGAGACCTTGATCCCCTTACCGGTGCTAATGGGGAGATAAGGACTCTTTGCACTGCTCTCAATTAA